A single window of Nocardia sp. NBC_01327 DNA harbors:
- a CDS encoding siderophore-interacting protein, which produces MARARTTFVVQNTIRLTDHLIRVHLGGPGFASFQPNGFTDAYVKLAFPGADGDTMRTYTVRAVDTAAEEIAIDFVYHGDEGVAGPWAAAAEPGDTIDLLGPGGAYAPRADADWHLLAGDDSALPAIAAASEALPSDAVGRIFVEVDGPADELAFVHPEGVTLTWVHREGAEPGVRLAAAVRAESWLDGQAQVFIHGEAQAVMHDLRPYVRKEHGVTAEWASISGYWRRGRTEEGFRRWKSELAESEKSATAAV; this is translated from the coding sequence TTGGCTCGCGCCCGCACAACTTTTGTCGTTCAGAACACCATCCGCCTGACCGACCACCTCATTCGTGTCCACCTGGGCGGCCCCGGCTTCGCGTCGTTCCAGCCCAACGGCTTCACCGACGCCTACGTCAAACTCGCCTTCCCCGGCGCGGACGGCGACACCATGCGCACCTACACCGTGCGCGCGGTCGATACCGCCGCCGAGGAGATCGCCATCGATTTCGTGTACCACGGCGATGAGGGCGTCGCCGGTCCCTGGGCCGCGGCGGCGGAGCCCGGCGACACCATTGACCTGCTCGGCCCGGGTGGCGCGTACGCACCCCGCGCCGACGCCGACTGGCATCTGCTGGCCGGCGACGACTCCGCCCTGCCCGCCATCGCAGCGGCCTCCGAGGCGCTGCCCTCCGATGCGGTCGGCCGCATATTCGTCGAGGTCGACGGTCCCGCAGACGAACTCGCCTTCGTGCACCCCGAGGGCGTAACCCTCACCTGGGTGCACCGCGAGGGCGCGGAACCCGGAGTGCGCCTGGCCGCGGCCGTGCGCGCGGAGTCCTGGCTCGACGGTCAGGCCCAGGTCTTCATCCACGGTGAAGCCCAGGCCGTCATGCACGATCTGCGCCCGTACGTGCGCAAGGAGCACGGCGTGACCGCCGAATGGGCCTCGATCTCCGGCTATTGGCGGCGCGGCCGCACCGAAGAGGGCTTCCGCCGCTGGAAGTCCGAGCTCGCCGAGAGCGAGAAGTCCGCTACCGCAGCGGTATAG
- a CDS encoding YraN family protein: MGHNLALGAHGEELAARYLSAAGMEIVARNWRCRYGELDLIGRDSAGVTAFIEVKTRRGVGFGSPAEAVTFLKQQRIRRLALLWLHEQSGPWSRVRFDVVSVLMRPGTEPVIDHLKAVF, translated from the coding sequence ATGGGACACAATCTCGCGCTGGGCGCACACGGGGAGGAACTGGCGGCGCGGTATCTGAGCGCCGCCGGTATGGAGATCGTTGCCCGCAATTGGCGGTGCCGGTACGGCGAACTCGATCTGATCGGCCGGGACAGCGCGGGCGTCACGGCGTTCATCGAGGTCAAGACCCGCCGCGGCGTGGGCTTCGGCTCGCCCGCCGAGGCCGTCACCTTCCTCAAACAGCAGCGCATACGCCGCCTCGCGCTGCTGTGGCTGCACGAGCAGTCCGGCCCGTGGTCGCGGGTCCGGTTCGATGTGGTGTCGGTGCTCATGCGGCCCGGGACAGAGCCGGTGATCGATCATCTGAAGGCGGTGTTCTGA
- the rpsB gene encoding 30S ribosomal protein S2 — MPVVTMRQLLDSGAHFGHQTRRWNPKMKRFIFTDRNGIYIIDLQQTLTYIDKAYEFVKETVAHGGTVLFVGTKKQAQESIAAEATRVGMPYVNQRWLGGMLTNFGTVHKRLQRMKELEAMEQTGGFEGRTKKEILMLTREKNKLERTLGGIRDMAKVPSAIWVVDTNKEHIAVGEARKLNIPVIAILDTNCDPDLVDYPIPGNDDAIRSAALLTRVVASAVAEGVQARAARAGGDSKPEAGAAGEPLAEWEQELLSSATPAAEATEAVAEAPVETAAEAAVAEVPPAATPADF, encoded by the coding sequence ATGCCTGTCGTAACAATGAGGCAGCTGCTCGACAGCGGCGCGCACTTCGGTCACCAGACCCGTCGGTGGAACCCGAAGATGAAGCGTTTCATCTTCACCGACCGCAACGGCATCTACATCATCGATCTGCAGCAGACGCTGACCTACATCGATAAGGCCTACGAGTTCGTCAAGGAGACTGTCGCCCACGGTGGCACCGTTCTCTTCGTCGGTACCAAGAAGCAGGCCCAGGAATCGATCGCGGCCGAGGCCACTCGCGTCGGCATGCCGTACGTCAACCAGCGTTGGCTCGGTGGCATGCTCACCAACTTCGGCACCGTGCACAAGCGCCTTCAGCGTATGAAGGAGCTCGAGGCCATGGAGCAGACCGGTGGCTTCGAGGGTCGCACCAAGAAGGAAATCCTCATGCTCACGCGTGAGAAGAACAAGCTCGAGCGCACCCTCGGCGGCATCCGGGACATGGCCAAGGTTCCCTCGGCCATCTGGGTCGTCGACACCAACAAGGAGCACATCGCCGTCGGCGAGGCTCGCAAGCTGAACATCCCGGTCATCGCGATCCTGGATACCAACTGCGATCCCGACCTGGTCGACTACCCGATCCCGGGTAACGACGATGCGATCCGTTCGGCCGCGCTGCTGACCCGCGTTGTCGCTTCCGCCGTTGCCGAAGGTGTGCAGGCCCGTGCCGCGCGCGCCGGTGGCGACTCCAAGCCGGAAGCCGGCGCCGCCGGCGAGCCGCTCGCCGAGTGGGAGCAGGAGCTGCTGTCTTCGGCGACTCCGGCTGCCGAGGCCACCGAGGCTGTTGCCGAGGCGCCCGTCGAGACCGCGGCCGAGGCCGCTGTGGCCGAGGTTCCCCCGGCTGCCACCCCGGCCGACTTCTGA
- a CDS encoding ribonuclease HII yields MGKMANGAGTRAASGPARKSRGGTLIQQPTERGDWPPRVVMRRAGGLRTLESALIRSGLGPVAGVDEAGRGPCAGPLVVAACLLAPKAYTSLAGLDDSKKLTENAREELFPIIKRVALAWKVIVVPAWEIDSIGIHVANIEGMRRAVAGLDPVPGYVLTDGFRVPGIPVPSLPVIGGDATAACIAAASVLAKVTRDRMMVQLDEQFPGYGFAGHKGYNTPEHTEALQRLGVTSEHRRSWRNVRETGRVATDTAYAG; encoded by the coding sequence GTGGGGAAGATGGCGAACGGTGCGGGCACGCGGGCCGCGAGCGGTCCGGCGCGGAAGTCGCGCGGCGGCACACTGATTCAGCAGCCGACAGAACGCGGCGACTGGCCGCCGCGCGTGGTCATGCGCCGCGCCGGCGGGCTACGCACGCTGGAATCGGCGCTCATCCGCAGCGGGCTGGGTCCGGTCGCGGGTGTCGACGAGGCGGGCCGCGGCCCGTGTGCGGGACCGCTGGTGGTGGCCGCCTGCCTGCTGGCGCCCAAGGCGTACACCTCCCTCGCCGGACTCGACGATTCCAAGAAACTCACCGAAAACGCACGGGAAGAGCTGTTCCCGATCATCAAGCGGGTCGCGCTGGCCTGGAAGGTGATCGTGGTCCCGGCCTGGGAGATCGACTCCATCGGTATCCACGTCGCCAATATCGAAGGCATGCGGCGTGCGGTGGCGGGGCTGGACCCGGTGCCCGGGTACGTTCTCACCGATGGGTTCCGCGTACCGGGCATTCCGGTGCCGTCGCTGCCGGTGATCGGTGGCGACGCGACGGCGGCCTGTATCGCGGCGGCGAGCGTGCTCGCCAAGGTGACCAGGGACCGCATGATGGTGCAGCTCGACGAGCAATTCCCCGGCTATGGATTCGCCGGGCACAAGGGCTACAACACGCCCGAACACACCGAGGCCCTGCAGCGGTTGGGCGTCACCAGTGAGCACCGGCGGTCCTGGCGCAATGTGCGGGAGACCGGCCGGGTGGCTACCGATACCGCGTATGCGGGATGA
- a CDS encoding YifB family Mg chelatase-like AAA ATPase, translating to MPLGRAYSVAIAGVDGQLVEIEADIGQGLPSVHLVGRPDTTLQESRDRVRAAVTNTGEKWPDGRVILALSPATLPKVGSVYDLALAAAVLDAAGSIPAQRLADAVLLGELALDGRVRRVRGILPAVLAARTAGRSTVVVPTAALAEAGLVDGIRVLGASTLGELVDWLRGATDLALPDPVQPAPTPSIGDLSEVVGQDEARWALEVAAAGGHHLLLTGPPGIGKTMLAQRLPSLLPPLRERESLEVTAIHSVAGILSDDHPLIFAPPFVAPHHSSSVTSMIGGGSGTARPGAVSRAHRGVLFLDECAEIGSKVLEALRTPLEEGEVRIARRDGVARYPARFQLVLAANPCPCAPARDIDCICAPLARRRYLGKLSGPLLDRIDLAVQMHAQSAGAFSGDEVENSEVVRARVTAARNAAAKRWEGLGLSTNAEVPGHVLRQQFRLPREALAPVETALSHGRMSARGADRAIRVAWTVSDLRGGDIPNAQDVLQALSFRQRGVA from the coding sequence ATGCCTTTGGGGAGGGCGTATTCGGTGGCGATTGCCGGGGTGGACGGGCAATTGGTGGAGATCGAGGCCGATATCGGGCAGGGCCTGCCGTCGGTGCACCTGGTGGGGCGGCCGGACACCACGCTGCAGGAATCCCGGGACCGAGTGCGGGCGGCGGTCACGAATACAGGGGAGAAGTGGCCGGACGGGCGGGTGATCCTGGCGCTGTCGCCGGCCACCCTGCCCAAGGTCGGCAGTGTCTACGATCTCGCGCTGGCGGCGGCAGTGCTCGATGCGGCCGGTTCCATTCCGGCGCAGCGTCTCGCCGATGCGGTGCTACTCGGTGAATTGGCCCTCGACGGGCGCGTGCGGCGGGTGCGCGGCATCCTGCCCGCGGTGCTGGCGGCACGTACCGCCGGGCGTAGTACGGTCGTCGTCCCCACCGCGGCACTGGCCGAAGCCGGGCTGGTGGACGGCATTCGCGTACTCGGCGCCTCGACACTGGGCGAGCTGGTGGACTGGCTGCGCGGTGCCACCGATCTCGCGCTGCCCGATCCGGTCCAGCCCGCCCCCACCCCCTCCATCGGCGATCTGAGCGAGGTGGTGGGCCAGGACGAGGCCCGCTGGGCCCTGGAGGTGGCGGCGGCCGGCGGCCACCACCTGCTGCTCACCGGCCCGCCCGGGATCGGCAAAACCATGCTGGCACAGCGCCTTCCGAGTCTCCTCCCGCCCCTGCGGGAACGAGAATCCCTGGAGGTCACCGCCATCCACTCGGTGGCGGGCATTCTCTCCGACGATCACCCCCTGATCTTCGCCCCACCCTTCGTCGCCCCGCACCACTCGTCCTCGGTGACGTCCATGATCGGCGGCGGATCGGGCACCGCCCGCCCGGGTGCGGTCAGCCGTGCCCATCGCGGGGTGCTCTTCCTCGACGAATGCGCCGAGATCGGAAGCAAAGTCCTCGAAGCCTTGCGAACTCCCTTGGAGGAGGGCGAAGTTCGCATTGCCCGTCGTGACGGGGTCGCGCGGTATCCGGCCAGATTTCAGCTGGTCCTGGCAGCCAACCCGTGCCCGTGCGCGCCCGCCCGCGATATCGATTGCATCTGTGCGCCTTTGGCCCGCCGCCGCTATCTCGGCAAACTGTCCGGTCCACTGCTCGACCGCATCGATCTGGCGGTCCAGATGCATGCGCAGTCGGCAGGAGCCTTCAGCGGTGACGAGGTCGAGAACAGCGAGGTGGTCCGGGCCCGCGTGACCGCGGCCCGCAATGCCGCGGCCAAGCGCTGGGAAGGTCTGGGCCTCTCGACCAATGCCGAAGTCCCCGGACACGTTCTGCGGCAGCAATTCCGGCTGCCCCGGGAGGCGCTGGCCCCCGTCGAGACCGCCCTGAGCCACGGCCGCATGTCGGCCCGCGGCGCGGATCGCGCCATCCGAGTCGCCTGGACCGTCAGCGATTTACGCGGCGGCGACATTCCCAATGCCCAGGACGTCCTGCAGGCATTGAGCTTCCGTCAGCGAGGTGTGGCATGA
- a CDS encoding DUF2469 domain-containing protein codes for MSAEDLEKYETEMELSLYREYKDIVGQFSYVVETERRFYLANTVELRPQNADGEVYFEVRMSDAWVWDMYRPARFVKHVRVITFKDVNIEELEKPDLRLPE; via the coding sequence ATGAGCGCCGAGGATCTCGAGAAATACGAAACCGAGATGGAACTCTCGCTATATCGAGAGTACAAGGACATCGTCGGCCAGTTCTCGTATGTGGTGGAGACCGAGCGCCGCTTCTACCTGGCCAACACAGTCGAACTGCGGCCGCAGAACGCTGACGGCGAGGTGTACTTCGAGGTGCGTATGTCCGATGCGTGGGTCTGGGATATGTACCGGCCCGCCCGCTTCGTGAAGCACGTTCGAGTCATCACCTTCAAGGATGTCAATATCGAGGAGCTGGAGAAGCCTGACCTGCGGCTTCCCGAGTAG
- a CDS encoding M23 family metallopeptidase: protein MRLIVSIVLGWLVLLTPQCLAAPGAAAPISGFDWPLRPRPAVVRAFDKPERDWLPGHRGVDLGGSPGQQVLAAGDGTVAFAGIVAGKPVLSIDHTGGLRTTYEPVKSSLPLGRRVIRGMPIGELQSGHDRCPVSACLHWGLRRGHDYLDPLGLVRHGPIRLQPLASQSLPGVG from the coding sequence ATGCGCCTGATCGTGTCGATCGTCCTCGGCTGGCTGGTCCTGCTCACACCGCAGTGTCTGGCCGCACCGGGTGCTGCCGCGCCGATCAGCGGGTTCGACTGGCCGCTACGGCCGCGACCGGCGGTGGTGCGGGCATTCGACAAACCCGAACGGGACTGGTTGCCCGGGCATCGCGGCGTGGATCTGGGCGGAAGTCCCGGGCAACAGGTGCTGGCGGCGGGCGACGGGACGGTCGCATTCGCGGGGATCGTGGCGGGCAAACCCGTGCTGTCGATCGACCACACCGGCGGGCTGCGCACCACCTATGAGCCGGTGAAGTCATCGCTTCCATTGGGGCGCAGGGTAATTCGTGGCATGCCGATCGGCGAGCTGCAATCCGGCCATGACCGGTGCCCCGTCAGCGCGTGTCTGCACTGGGGCCTGCGGCGCGGGCACGACTATCTCGATCCGCTCGGACTGGTTCGGCACGGGCCCATTCGGCTCCAGCCGCTGGCATCGCAGTCGCTACCCGGGGTCGGCTGA
- the dprA gene encoding DNA-processing protein DprA — MAWVYLSRVVEGPCAALSSLIESVGVVEAARAVRECALPEVLRGPTELRRGIERAEQDLALMDRLGGRVVTPDDPEWPAWRMLGLRQLDPAQDEAAAVPLVLWARGPRSLLECTERAIAVVGARCSTGYGNHATGEIAGELAVRGWTVVSGAAFGIDGMAHRAALAVGGCTVAVLACGPDRPYPVQHDRLLAEIAATGLVVTEYPPGTGVRKHYFLARNRLIAALADAVVVVEAGARSGARNTVKWTRRLGRPALAVPGPITSAASVGCHRMIREGEAFIATTAAEILDEAGPLRLSLPGVVPPAPEDNLSEHEALLFTALPAVGSRLPRALVTDTGLALPLVRATLSALEIAGLVACDDNGWHRLAQSKRQQAQSEPAVRDRSR; from the coding sequence TTGGCCTGGGTCTATTTGTCCCGGGTGGTCGAGGGGCCTTGTGCGGCACTGTCTTCGCTGATCGAGTCGGTGGGGGTGGTGGAGGCGGCCCGGGCGGTGCGGGAGTGTGCGCTGCCGGAGGTGTTGCGGGGGCCGACCGAGTTGCGGCGTGGGATCGAGCGGGCCGAGCAGGATTTGGCATTGATGGATCGGCTGGGTGGGCGGGTGGTGACGCCTGATGATCCGGAGTGGCCTGCCTGGCGGATGCTCGGGTTGCGGCAGTTGGATCCGGCGCAGGATGAGGCCGCGGCGGTGCCGCTCGTGCTGTGGGCGCGCGGACCACGATCGCTGCTCGAGTGCACCGAGCGGGCGATCGCGGTGGTGGGTGCGCGGTGCAGCACCGGGTACGGGAATCACGCGACGGGGGAGATTGCCGGGGAATTGGCGGTGCGGGGGTGGACCGTGGTGTCCGGCGCGGCTTTCGGAATCGATGGGATGGCTCATCGCGCGGCGCTGGCGGTGGGCGGCTGCACCGTCGCCGTGCTGGCCTGCGGGCCGGACCGCCCGTATCCGGTGCAGCATGATCGGCTGCTGGCCGAGATTGCCGCGACCGGGCTGGTCGTCACCGAATATCCACCCGGAACCGGAGTGCGCAAACACTATTTCCTGGCCCGCAACCGCCTCATAGCGGCGCTGGCCGATGCCGTGGTGGTGGTCGAAGCGGGTGCCCGCAGCGGTGCCCGCAATACGGTGAAATGGACTCGCCGCCTGGGCCGTCCGGCTCTCGCCGTCCCGGGCCCGATCACCTCTGCCGCCTCGGTCGGCTGCCACCGCATGATTCGCGAAGGCGAGGCCTTCATCGCCACCACCGCCGCGGAAATTCTCGACGAAGCAGGCCCGCTGCGCCTGTCCCTGCCCGGCGTCGTCCCGCCCGCCCCGGAGGACAATCTCTCCGAGCACGAGGCACTCCTGTTCACCGCCCTTCCCGCAGTAGGTTCCCGTCTCCCACGTGCCTTGGTGACAGACACCGGTCTGGCCCTACCACTGGTGCGCGCGACCCTCTCCGCCCTGGAGATCGCAGGCCTGGTTGCCTGCGACGACAACGGCTGGCACCGCCTGGCCCAATCGAAGCGGCAGCAGGCGCAATCCGAACCCGCGGTCCGTGACCGGTCTCGCTGA
- a CDS encoding N-formylglutamate amidohydrolase has product MPRIPDSVEVRPGAADSAVILHVPHSARAIPPQVRSDIPLDDRQLAHELDHITDAHTAALAETAAGLSAIRPWQFVNRLSRLVVDPERFPDEREEMRAVGMGAVYTRTTHRTPLRPENFDPTALLDRYFHPYARAMTAVVADRLRATGRAVIIDVHSYPTVRLPYELHGDGSRPPICLGSDDFHTPPALLARASRNFGDFGGVGTNSPFAGAYVPLDFYGTEPRLTALMVEIRRDNYMIEPGGPAGPGLAVLAAALAALVDELH; this is encoded by the coding sequence ATGCCCCGGATTCCCGACTCCGTCGAAGTCCGCCCGGGCGCGGCGGATTCGGCTGTGATCCTGCATGTTCCGCATTCCGCGCGTGCCATCCCGCCGCAGGTCCGCTCCGATATCCCGCTCGACGACCGGCAGCTCGCACACGAACTGGACCACATCACGGATGCGCACACCGCGGCACTGGCCGAAACGGCCGCCGGGCTCTCGGCAATCCGCCCCTGGCAGTTCGTGAACCGGCTCTCCCGCCTGGTGGTCGACCCCGAACGCTTTCCGGACGAGCGGGAGGAGATGCGCGCGGTGGGCATGGGTGCGGTCTACACGCGGACGACGCACCGAACTCCGCTGCGCCCCGAGAACTTCGATCCCACCGCACTGCTGGACCGCTACTTCCATCCGTATGCCCGGGCGATGACGGCGGTGGTCGCCGATCGCCTGCGCGCGACCGGCCGGGCCGTCATCATCGATGTGCACTCCTATCCCACCGTCCGGCTGCCGTACGAATTGCACGGCGACGGCAGCCGTCCGCCGATTTGCCTGGGCTCGGACGACTTCCACACTCCGCCGGCCCTGCTTGCCCGGGCCTCGCGGAATTTCGGCGATTTCGGCGGTGTTGGCACCAACAGCCCGTTCGCGGGCGCCTATGTACCCCTGGATTTCTACGGCACCGAGCCGCGGTTGACCGCCCTCATGGTGGAGATCCGCCGCGACAACTACATGATCGAACCGGGCGGCCCCGCCGGGCCGGGTCTCGCTGTTCTCGCCGCGGCGCTGGCGGCGCTCGTCGATGAATTGCACTGA
- a CDS encoding tyrosine recombinase XerC has translation MSGLPEDLEALLAEYGRHLRLGRNRSEHTVRAYVGDARSLLEHLLERAADSGVGEVDLALLRSWLAQQASAGAARTTMARRTSAARTFTAWLAHTGRLGVDPGPRLGSARAHRVLPAVLGQDQARAAMDAAESGAAQHDPMALRDRLIVEMLYATGIRVSELCGLDIEDVDRERRLVRVLGKGNRERAVPFGGPADKALDDWLRHGRAAFATATSGRALLLGRRGGRLDQRQARTVVHEVVSAIPGAPDMGPHGFRHTAATHLLEGGADLRVVQEILGHASMATTQLYTHVSIDRLKKVHDQAHPRA, from the coding sequence ATGAGTGGATTGCCCGAAGACCTGGAGGCATTGCTGGCCGAGTACGGGCGGCATTTGCGGCTGGGGCGGAACCGGTCGGAGCACACGGTGCGGGCCTATGTGGGGGATGCGCGGTCGCTCCTGGAGCATCTGCTGGAGCGGGCGGCGGATTCCGGTGTGGGCGAGGTGGATTTGGCATTGCTGCGGTCCTGGTTGGCGCAGCAGGCCTCGGCCGGGGCGGCGCGGACCACCATGGCGCGCCGAACTTCGGCGGCACGCACGTTCACCGCCTGGTTGGCGCATACCGGGCGACTGGGCGTGGATCCGGGGCCCCGCCTGGGATCGGCGCGGGCGCATCGGGTGCTGCCCGCGGTACTGGGGCAGGATCAGGCGCGGGCGGCCATGGACGCCGCGGAATCCGGTGCGGCACAGCATGATCCGATGGCGCTGCGCGATCGGCTGATCGTGGAGATGTTGTACGCGACCGGGATTCGGGTCAGCGAGCTGTGCGGGCTCGATATCGAGGATGTGGATCGGGAGCGGCGGCTGGTGCGGGTGCTGGGTAAGGGCAACAGGGAGCGGGCGGTGCCGTTCGGCGGACCGGCCGACAAGGCGCTGGACGACTGGCTCCGGCACGGTCGTGCCGCCTTCGCGACCGCGACCTCCGGCCGGGCGCTGCTGCTCGGCCGCCGCGGTGGCCGGCTGGATCAGCGGCAGGCCAGAACTGTTGTGCACGAGGTGGTTTCCGCCATTCCCGGCGCACCCGATATGGGCCCGCACGGTTTCCGGCACACCGCTGCCACACACCTGCTGGAGGGCGGCGCGGATCTGCGTGTGGTGCAGGAGATTCTGGGTCATGCCAGCATGGCCACCACCCAGCTCTACACGCACGTCTCCATCGACCGGCTGAAGAAGGTCCACGATCAAGCCCACCCCCGCGCCTGA
- the lepB gene encoding signal peptidase I: MADESESLTVSGPGDESRADEPATTKPKKKQRPFWQELPMLIGIAAVITALVVTFIGRPYVIPSQSMEPTLHGCTGCTGDRIYVQKLSYYFGDPKPGDVVVFVGPSDSWNKHYTSIRSRNTVVRGAQNFFSFFGLVPPDENDLVKRVIATGGQTVQCCDAQGRILVDGKPLDEPYIGTYPDGRSRNNPFNPAQPTLPYNAGGRAFGPVKVPDGNLWVMGDNRAESADSRYHQDDQYQGTVPIKDVRGKAVYKIWPLGRIGSVRSQDPQTN; encoded by the coding sequence CAGACGAGAGCGAGTCGTTGACGGTGTCCGGGCCCGGCGATGAGAGCCGTGCGGATGAGCCGGCGACCACCAAGCCGAAGAAGAAGCAGCGCCCGTTCTGGCAGGAACTGCCGATGCTCATCGGCATTGCCGCAGTGATCACCGCGCTGGTCGTGACATTCATCGGCCGGCCGTATGTGATCCCGTCGCAGTCGATGGAACCGACCCTGCACGGATGCACGGGTTGTACGGGTGACCGCATCTACGTGCAGAAGCTGAGCTACTACTTCGGCGATCCCAAGCCGGGTGATGTGGTGGTGTTCGTCGGGCCGAGTGATTCCTGGAACAAGCACTACACGTCGATCCGCTCGCGGAACACCGTGGTGCGCGGCGCCCAGAACTTCTTCTCCTTCTTCGGACTGGTCCCGCCGGACGAGAACGATCTGGTGAAGCGGGTCATCGCCACCGGCGGGCAGACCGTGCAGTGCTGTGATGCGCAGGGCCGCATCCTGGTCGACGGGAAGCCGCTCGACGAGCCGTACATCGGCACCTACCCCGACGGCCGCAGCCGCAACAATCCGTTCAATCCCGCACAGCCCACGCTGCCGTACAACGCCGGCGGCCGGGCGTTCGGACCGGTCAAGGTGCCCGACGGCAATCTGTGGGTGATGGGCGACAACCGCGCCGAATCCGCGGATTCGCGCTACCACCAGGACGATCAGTACCAGGGCACCGTGCCGATCAAGGATGTGCGCGGCAAGGCGGTCTACAAGATCTGGCCGCTGGGCCGGATCGGATCTGTGCGCTCCCAAGACCCGCAGACCAACTGA
- a CDS encoding YidH family protein: MGSAEPSGSAADSEMAAVEHEIAATEAKIEELIEAEEQELDYRFTLANERTFLAWIRTALGLLAGGVAVHELVKPFRHHGVRSAVAMSCIVLAGVVALGAYGRWRHVQESMQRGDKLPRTLMVPILACGIAVIAVLAGIGLLLS; the protein is encoded by the coding sequence ATGGGCTCCGCCGAGCCGTCCGGCAGCGCCGCCGATTCGGAGATGGCAGCGGTCGAACACGAGATCGCCGCGACCGAAGCGAAGATCGAGGAGCTCATCGAGGCCGAGGAGCAGGAGCTCGACTACCGCTTCACCCTCGCCAACGAGCGCACCTTCCTGGCCTGGATTCGCACCGCCCTGGGCCTGCTCGCCGGCGGTGTCGCGGTCCATGAACTGGTGAAACCCTTCCGCCACCACGGTGTCCGCTCCGCGGTCGCGATGAGTTGCATCGTGCTGGCCGGTGTTGTCGCGCTCGGCGCCTACGGCCGCTGGCGGCATGTGCAGGAGTCCATGCAGCGCGGTGACAAACTCCCGCGCACGCTCATGGTTCCGATTCTGGCCTGCGGTATCGCGGTCATCGCGGTACTCGCGGGCATCGGCCTGCTGCTGTCGTGA
- a CDS encoding DUF1990 family protein, which translates to MPQNPATVPFTYADAGATRGEFPPGYHHFRIRRRIGSGRALFEEAGIQILAYRMQRGTGIFEQATTPNAEPGTELTVRLGLGPLGISAPCRVVYVLDEPNRRGFAYGTLPGHPESGEELFAVEYDPADESVYGIVAAFSRPGAWYTRLGGPVVRLIQHWFAARYIATIQPR; encoded by the coding sequence ATGCCGCAGAACCCCGCAACGGTCCCGTTCACATACGCCGATGCCGGAGCTACCAGGGGTGAGTTCCCGCCGGGGTATCACCACTTCCGGATACGCCGCCGAATCGGTTCCGGCCGTGCGCTGTTCGAAGAGGCGGGGATCCAGATCCTGGCCTACCGCATGCAGCGGGGCACCGGCATCTTCGAGCAGGCCACCACGCCGAACGCCGAGCCCGGCACCGAACTGACCGTCCGCCTCGGCCTCGGCCCGCTCGGCATCAGTGCACCCTGCCGGGTGGTGTACGTCCTGGACGAACCGAACCGCCGCGGCTTCGCCTACGGCACGCTGCCCGGTCATCCCGAGAGTGGAGAGGAGCTGTTCGCCGTCGAATACGACCCGGCCGACGAATCGGTCTACGGGATCGTTGCCGCGTTCTCCCGCCCCGGCGCCTGGTACACCCGGCTCGGCGGACCGGTGGTCCGGCTCATCCAGCACTGGTTCGCAGCGCGCTACATCGCCACCATTCAACCGCGCTGA
- a CDS encoding DUF202 domain-containing protein yields MTSPEAGLAAERTALAWRRTAISSMANAVLFLKAAYSSDWPPVSVAAFMATIALLVVTAVCVQRGRVLHSHRRGAWSRGSRGITAVAVAVGVVAVVALVLSIEYAVTQR; encoded by the coding sequence GTGACCAGCCCGGAGGCGGGTCTCGCGGCCGAGCGCACCGCGCTGGCGTGGCGCCGGACGGCGATCTCGTCGATGGCGAACGCGGTGCTGTTCCTCAAGGCCGCGTACAGCAGCGATTGGCCTCCGGTCTCGGTGGCCGCGTTCATGGCGACCATCGCATTGCTGGTGGTCACGGCGGTGTGCGTACAGCGCGGGCGGGTGCTGCATTCGCATCGCAGGGGTGCGTGGAGCCGGGGCTCTCGCGGCATTACCGCGGTGGCGGTGGCGGTCGGCGTCGTAGCGGTGGTAGCGCTGGTGCTCTCGATCGAATACGCGGTCACCCAGAGGTGA